CGAGCGATGCCCGCCGCCGTGGCGATGCGCGAGAAGGACTTCGGGATCTGGCAGGAGATCACCTGGGCGGATCTGTGGGAGCAGGTCGAACTCGCCGCCCACGGGTTGCTCGCCCTCGGGGTCGAGCCGGGCGACCGGGTGTCGATCCACTCCGAGGACCGGCCCGAGTGGGTGATCCTCGACCTGGCCACGGTGGCGATCCGGGGCATCACCGTCGGCCTGTACCCCACGAATCCTCCTTCCGAGGTGAAGTACCTCCTCTCGGACTCGGGGTCCAAGGTCCACCTGGCGGAGGACCAGGAGCAGGCAGACAAAGTCCTCTCGGTTCTCGACTCGCTTTCGCACATCGAGAAGGTCATCCACGTCGAGCCGCGCGGGTTCCGCATGGTTCGCGACGACGACCGGTTCCTCTTCTGGGACGACTTCCTCGAGTCCGGCCGGGAGCATCGCCAGGCCCATCCGACGGCTGTGGCAGACCGGATGGCGGCTGCCCAGCCGGAGGACATCATGACACTCGTGTACACGTCGGGAACCACCGGCCCTCCCAAGGGGGCGATGCTTTCGAACGCCAATGTGACCGTGTGCAGGGACGTGCTGCTCACCGCCGACAACCGCCTGCGCGGCGACAGGCCGCCAGACGAGCGCGATCAGATCCTCACCTATCTGCCGCTGTGCCACGTGGCCGAACGGATCTTCTCGACGTGGACGATGTGCGGAACCGGGGCGGTCCTCAACTTCGCCGAGTCGATAGAGACCGTGCAGGAGAACCTTCGTGAGATCCAGCCCACCCTGTTCTTCGCCGTACCCCGAATCTGGGAGAAGCTGCACGCCGGGGTCCTGATCAAGGCGAAGGACGCCACCCCGTTCAAACGCCTCTGGTTCGCGGTCGGCTTCAAGATGGCCGAGTTCATCGGACAACAGCGCATCGACAACGGGGGCAACCACACGTTTGCCAGCCGGATCGTCTACGCCCTCGGCTATCCCTTCATCTTTCGGGCGCTGCGCGAGCGGATCGGGCTCCGTCGGTGCCGCTGGGCCTCGTCTGCCGCCGCGCCCATCGCACCGGAGGTGATTCAGTTCTTCCACGGCCTGGGCGTCGACGTGTTCGAGCTGTACGGGATGACCGAGAACTCGGCGGTCGCCACCTACAACCCGGTCGGGAACATGAAGCTGGGCACGGTCGGGGTTCCGTATCAGGGAATCGGCCTGCGGATCGACGAAGAGACCGGCGAGATCCAGACCAAGCACGGCGGCGTGTTCCAGGGCTACTGGAACAACCCGGAGAAGACCGCCGAGACGTTCACCGAAGACGGGTGGTTGATGACCGGGGACGTCGGGGTCTGGGTCGACGGTACC
This is a stretch of genomic DNA from Acidimicrobiia bacterium. It encodes these proteins:
- a CDS encoding AMP-binding protein, with amino-acid sequence MTTTLQRPERPAVEGGYETVASMVRDRARAMPAAVAMREKDFGIWQEITWADLWEQVELAAHGLLALGVEPGDRVSIHSEDRPEWVILDLATVAIRGITVGLYPTNPPSEVKYLLSDSGSKVHLAEDQEQADKVLSVLDSLSHIEKVIHVEPRGFRMVRDDDRFLFWDDFLESGREHRQAHPTAVADRMAAAQPEDIMTLVYTSGTTGPPKGAMLSNANVTVCRDVLLTADNRLRGDRPPDERDQILTYLPLCHVAERIFSTWTMCGTGAVLNFAESIETVQENLREIQPTLFFAVPRIWEKLHAGVLIKAKDATPFKRLWFAVGFKMAEFIGQQRIDNGGNHTFASRIVYALGYPFIFRALRERIGLRRCRWASSAAAPIAPEVIQFFHGLGVDVFELYGMTENSAVATYNPVGNMKLGTVGVPYQGIGLRIDEETGEIQTKHGGVFQGYWNNPEKTAETFTEDGWLMTGDVGVWVDGTHVKIVDRMKDIIITSGGKNISPSEIENSLKTSPYVKEAMVVGEGRKYLAALIGIELDTVGDWATRREIPYTTYRDLSEKPEVIELIQGVVNKTNEKFARVENIRKFRLIPKELDHEDGELTATQKLKRASMAAMFEDLIEAMYGTEG